The following coding sequences lie in one Glycine max cultivar Williams 82 chromosome 19, Glycine_max_v4.0, whole genome shotgun sequence genomic window:
- the LOC100792864 gene encoding benzyl alcohol O-benzoyltransferase: MASSSPSLMFTVRRCQPELVAPATPTPHQLKPLSDIDDQDGFRFQVPIIQIYHNQPSMAGKDPVEVIRQALAKTLVFYYPFAGRLREGPDRKLMVDCTGEGVMFIEADADVTLYQFGGEALQPPFPCFQELLYNVPETEEITNTPLLLIQVTRLRCGGFILATRMNHTMSDGAGLSQFMNTWAEMARGVKSPSIVPVWRRELLMARDPPRITCNHREYEHVPDTKEGTITSSYDNDNNMVHRSFFLGPVEIAALRRLIPHNLKYCTTFDIITACLWRCRTKALQIEADEDVRMMCIVNARARFNPPLPVGYYGNVFAYPAAITTAGKLCGNPFGYAVELINKVKREVTEEYMHSVADLLVIKGRCLFNTVRSYIVSDLSRAKFRNVDFGWGDAVFGGPAKCGAGAFPGVSYFTPGKNAKGEEGIIFAIGLPDEAMERFAKELNDMLRNQNQPQTSGANFIMSSL; the protein is encoded by the exons ATGGCCTCATCTTCTCCCTCTCTAATGTTCACAGTGCGAAGGTGCCAACCTGAGCTGGTGGCTCCTGCTACACCCACTCCTCACCAACTTAAACCACTATCCGACATAGATGATCAAGACGGCTTTCGTTTCCAGGTTCCAATTATTCAGATTTATCATAACCAACCATCAATGGCAGGGAAAGACCCTGTTGAAGTCATTCGGCAGGCACTGGCAAAAACACTTGTTTTCTATTACCCATTTGCCGGTAGGCTTAGGGAGGGCCCTGACCGCAAATTAATGGTGGATTGTACTGGGGAGGGCGTCATGTTCATTGAGGCTGATGCAGACGTAACACTTTATCAgtttggtggtgaagctctccAACCTCCATTCCCATGCTTCCAAGAACTTCTATATAATGTTCCAGAGACTGAAGAAATTACTAACACTCCCCTTCTACTCATACAG GTGACACGACTCAGGTGTGGTGGTTTCATCCTGGCCACTCGCATGAACCACACCATGAGCGATGGAGCTGGTTTGTCACAATTCATGAACACTTGGGCTGAAATGGCTCGAGGTGTTAAAAGTCCTTCCATTGTACCTGTGTGGCGTAGGGAGCTCCTAATGGCAAGAGATCCACCTCGCATTACATGCAACCATCGCGAATACGAGCATGTCCCAGACACCAAGGAAGGGACCATCACTTCCTCGTACGACAACGACAACAACATGGTTCATCGATCATTCTTCCTAGGACCTGTCGAGATAGCAGCCCTTCGCCGCTTGATTCCCCATAACCTTAAATACTGCACCACATTTGATATCATCACAGCATGCTTGTGGCGCTGTCGCACAAAAGCATTGCAAATAGAGGCAGATGAGGATGTTCGCATGATGTGCATAGTCAATGCACGTGCCAGGTTCAATCCTCCATTACCTGTTGGTTACTACGGCAACGTTTTTGCATACCCTGCAGCAATCACCACTGCAGGGAAGCTTTGTGGAAATCCATTTGGGTATGCGGTGGAGTTAATCAACAAAGTGAAACGTGAGGTGACGGAGGAGTATATGCATTCTGTGGCAGATCTATTGGTGATCAAGGGACGATGCTTATTTAACACTGTACGGTCTTATATTGTGTCGGATTTGTCACGTGCCAAGTTTAGGAATGTAGATTTTGGGTGGGGTGATGCTGTGTTTGGTGGACCGGCAAAATGTGGGGCAGGGGCTTTTCCAGGAGTTTCCTATTTCACCCCGGGTAAGAATGCAAAAGGAGAAGAAGGTATAATATTTGCGATTGGGTTGCCTGATGAAGCAATGGAGAGGTTTGCAAAAGAGTTGAATGACATGCTTAGGAACCAAAACCAACCTCAAACGAGTGGTGCTAACTTTATCATGTCTTCCCTGTAA
- the LOC100792334 gene encoding WD repeat-containing protein 48 produces the protein MHRVGSASNGNNSTRPRKEKRLTYVLNDSDDSKHCAGINCLALLMSAASDGSDYLFTGSRDGRLKRWALGVDRATCLATFESHVDWVNDAVLVGDSTLVSCSSDTTLKTWNALSFGTCTRTLRQHSDYVTCLAAAEKNNNTVASGGLGGEVFIWDIEAALAPSKCNDAMVDESSNGINGSGNLLPLTSLRTINSSDNMSMHTTQTQGYVPISAKGHKDSVYALTMNESGTILVSGGTEKVVRVWDARSGSKTLKLRGHTDNIRALLLDSSGRYCLSGSSDSMIRLWDIGQQRCVHSYAVHTDSVWALASTPTFSHVYSGGRDFSLYLTDLQTRESSLLCTGEHPILQLALHDDSIWVASTDSSVHRWPAEGCDPQKIFQRGNSFLAGNLSFSRARVSPEGSTPVPVYKEPTLTILGTPAIVQHEVLSNKRHVLTKDASGSVKLWEITKGIVVEDYGKVSFEEKKEELFEMVSIPAWFTVDTRLGSLSVHLDTPQCFSAEMYSADLNIVGKPEDDKVNLARETLKGLLAHWLRKRKQRMGSPAPANGELLSGKETASRSSTHSRIEVDGSSENDAMVYPPFEFSVTSPPSIITEGTHGGPWRKKITDLDGTKDEKDFPWWCLDCVLNNRLPPRENTKCSFYLQPCEGSSVQILTQGKLSAPRILRIHKVVNYVIEKMVLDKPLDSLSAEGSIAPGLTGSQSQHQAVGDGSFRSGFQPWQKLRPSIEILCYNQVLSPEMSLATVRAYVWKKSDDLVLNYRLVQGR, from the exons ATGCACCGCGTGGGTAGTGCAAGTAACGGAAACAATTCAACTCGCCCTCGTAAGGAGAAGAGATTAACCTATGTGTTGAATGATTCTGATGACTCAAAG CATTGTGCAGGCATAAATTGTCTGGCTCTACTTATGTCTGCAGCATCTGATGGGTCTGATTATCTGTTCACCGGAAGCCGTGATGGCAGGTTAAAACGATGGGCACTAGGGGTGGATAGAGCAACATGCTTGGCTACCTTTGAATCTCATGTCGATTGG GTTAATGATGCTGTTCTTGTTGGTGATAGTACACTTGTTTCTTGTTCCTCAGATACAACCCTTAAG ACATGGAATGCCCTGTCCTTTGGAACTTGTACTAGGACTCTCCGGCAACACTCTGACTATGTTACTTGCCTTGCAGCAGctgaaaaaaat AACAATACTGTTGCCTCTGGTGGCCTTGGTGGGGAGGTTTTTATATGGGATATCGAGGCTGCCCTTGCTCCCTCTAAGTGTAATGATGCTATGGTTGATGAATCTTCAAATGGTATCAATGGTTCTGGCAACTTACTACCATTGACATCCTTGCGTACTATTAACTCAAGCGACAATATGTCCATGCACACCACTCAAACTCAGGGATACGTTCCAATTTCTGCCAAAGGCCATAAAGATTCTGTTTATGCATTGACTATGAATGAAAGTGGAACAATTCTTGTCTCTGGTGGCACAGAAAAG GTTGTGCGTGTCTGGGACGCAAGATCAGGATCAAAGACTCTAAAGCTAAGAGGGCATACAGATAACATCAGGGCTCTGCTTCTGGATTCTAGTGGCAG ATATTGTTTATCAGGATCTTCAGACTCTATGATAAG GCTTTGGGATATAGGTCAGCAGAGATGTGTGCATTCTTATGCAGTTCATACAGATTCTGTTTGGGCACTTGCCAGCACCCCAACATTTAGTCATGTTTATAGTGGAGGGAGAGACTTTTCA TTATACTTGACAGATTTGCAAACTAGAGAGAGTAGTTTGCTTTGCACAGGCGAGCACCCTATTCTTCAATTGGCTTTGCATGATGATAGCATATGGGTTGCATCAACAGACTCTTCAGTTCATAGATGGCCAGCTGAAGGATGCGACCCTCAAAAGATTTTCCAGAGAGGCAATTCTTTTTTAGCTGGAAACTtgtctttttcaagagcaaGAGTTTCACCAGAAGGATCTACCCCT GTTCCTGTATATAAAGAACCTACCTTAACTATCTTGGGTACACCTGCAATAGTACAACATGAAGTTTTGAGTAATAAGAGGCATGTGCTGACAAAG GATGCATCTGGTTCAGTGAAGCTGTGGGAGATTACCAAAGGCATTGTCGTTGAAGATTACGGAAAG GTTTCATTTGAGGAGAAAAAGGAAGAGCTATTTGAGATG GTTAGCATTCCTGCATGGTTCACAGTGGATACCAGGCTTGGAAGCTTGTCAGTCCATTTGGACACTCCCCAATGTTTTTCAGCAGAGATGTATTCAGCTGATCTTAACATTGTAGGCAAGCCTGAAGATGATAAG GTTAATTTGGCTCGAGAAACCCTTAAAGGGCTACTGGCTCATTGGTTGAGAAAACGAAAGCAAAGAATGGGATCCCCAGCTCCAGCTAATGGAGAACTATTATCTGGAAAGGAGACTGCTTCTAGAAGTAGTACCCATTCAAGAATTGAGGTTGATGGTAGTTCTGAGAATGATGCTATGGTTTATCCTCCATTTGAATTCTCAGTTACTTCCCCTCCTTCCATTATTACTGAGGGCACTCATGGAGGtccatggagaaaaaaaatcactgatTTAGATGGAACCAAGGATGAGAAAGACTTTCCTTGGTGGTGTCTGGACTGCGTCTTGAATAATCGGTTACCTCCCAGAGAAAATACAAA ATGCAGTTTTTATTTGCAACCATGTGAAGGATCTTCAGTCCAGATCCTCACACAAGGGAAGCTAAGTGCCCCACGTATATTAAGAATTCACAAa GTTGTTAATTATGTAATAGAGAAGATGGTGCTTGACAAACCTTTGGACAGCTTAAGTGCTGAAGGTAGTATTGCCCCTGGTCTTACTGGGTCACAGTCACAGCATCAAGCAGTTGGGGATGGATCTTTTCGATCTGGATTTCAGCCATGGCAAAAGCTTAGACCTTCTATTGAAATATTGTGCTACAACCAG GTGCTGTCTCCTGAAATGAGCTTAGCCACAGTTCGAGCTTATGTATGGAAGAAATCAGATGACTTGGTTCTAAATTACAGACTAGTTCAAGGCAGGTGA